The Hyphomicrobiales bacterium genome includes a window with the following:
- a CDS encoding PH domain-containing protein: MSSEFDFNPRRGIAPDLPEGERVLWQGAPNWFGLATEVFHVRVVALYFVALAVWRLASGAMAGEGLAESAAGVALIAGLGSLAVGLLLAIAGGYARTTYYSITTHRVVIRSGIALQVAFNLPLSRVTGVALSVKSGDSGDIALTLDGSAHIAYAHLWPNARPWKLSRPEPTLRCLVDGKSVADVLVGALAAHRPITMNAVANTTPARLEAQGDRTRPAPARKSSRTAGIGAEAGASRMSA, from the coding sequence ATGAGTTCGGAATTCGATTTCAATCCGAGACGCGGTATCGCGCCGGACCTGCCCGAAGGAGAGAGAGTGCTCTGGCAGGGCGCTCCCAACTGGTTTGGTCTGGCGACGGAGGTTTTCCACGTTCGCGTCGTCGCTCTCTATTTCGTTGCCCTTGCGGTTTGGCGGCTCGCCTCCGGTGCGATGGCGGGTGAAGGCCTCGCCGAGAGCGCTGCCGGGGTGGCGTTGATCGCCGGACTGGGCAGTCTTGCGGTTGGCCTTCTGCTGGCAATCGCCGGTGGCTATGCTCGCACGACCTACTATTCGATCACGACACACCGGGTCGTGATCCGCTCGGGAATTGCGCTGCAAGTGGCCTTCAATCTTCCCTTGTCGCGCGTGACCGGCGTCGCCCTTTCCGTCAAGTCGGGGGACAGCGGCGACATCGCGCTGACACTCGATGGCTCCGCTCATATTGCCTATGCTCACCTCTGGCCGAATGCCCGCCCGTGGAAGCTCTCCAGACCGGAGCCGACCCTGCGCTGTCTCGTGGATGGGAAGTCGGTAGCCGATGTGCTCGTCGGAGCACTTGCGGCTCACAGACCGATCACGATGAACGCCGTTGCGAACACGACACCGGCGCGCCTCGAGGCCCAAGGGGATCGTACGAGGCCGGCGCCCGCGCGCAAGTCGAGCCGAACCGCTGGCATCGGAGCAGAGGCCGGTGCATCGCGGATGAGCGCCTGA
- a CDS encoding MFS transporter, translating into MSKPALSFGHLWLQIAPRYLPFADVASRELPLLRILRLSLFQVSVGISIVLLNGTLNRVMIVELNVPAWLIATLIGLPLVLAPFRALIGFRSDHHRSFLGWRRVPYIWFGTLLQFGGLAIMPFALIVLSGDMNGPVWVAHAAAGLAFLLVGAGIHTTQTAGLALATDLAPSGRRPRIVALLYVMLLLGMFFGSLSYGALLADFSQIRLIQVIQGTAALVMVVNVVALWKQEPRSPAARLPGTDIPRFAAAWSKLRCKARVVRLLTALALGTAAFSMQDILLEPYGAEVFGLSVSATTLLTALLAGGMLAGFAWAARALGRGLDPYRMSAFGALIGVAAFSLVILAGPMDSTVLFGTGVALVGIGGGLFSVGMLSGAMSLADHDDCGLVIGTWGAVQATAAGLAIAIGALLRDVTSGIAEAGQLGPAFAGPAIGYSVVYHFEIALLFATLVVIGPVVGPTRAGLRERPIAVGLSDLPG; encoded by the coding sequence ATGAGCAAGCCTGCCCTGTCATTCGGGCACCTCTGGCTCCAGATTGCTCCCCGCTATCTGCCATTCGCGGACGTTGCCTCGCGCGAGCTTCCGCTACTGCGTATCTTGCGGCTCTCCCTTTTTCAGGTTTCCGTCGGCATCTCGATCGTTCTGCTGAACGGCACGCTCAACCGCGTCATGATCGTGGAACTGAACGTGCCAGCCTGGCTCATAGCGACGCTCATCGGTCTGCCCCTCGTGCTTGCGCCGTTTCGTGCCCTCATCGGGTTCCGCTCTGACCACCACCGATCATTTCTCGGGTGGCGCCGCGTACCCTACATCTGGTTCGGCACCCTCCTCCAGTTCGGCGGCCTCGCGATCATGCCGTTCGCGCTCATCGTTCTTTCGGGTGACATGAACGGACCGGTTTGGGTTGCCCACGCGGCGGCCGGCCTTGCTTTTCTCCTCGTCGGTGCGGGCATCCATACGACACAGACCGCCGGTCTCGCCCTGGCGACGGACCTCGCTCCGTCCGGGCGCCGACCACGCATCGTGGCACTGCTCTATGTCATGCTGCTCTTGGGCATGTTTTTCGGTTCCCTGTCCTATGGGGCGCTGTTGGCAGACTTCTCCCAGATCCGCCTGATTCAAGTGATCCAAGGCACGGCGGCTCTCGTCATGGTCGTCAATGTCGTCGCGCTCTGGAAGCAGGAACCGCGAAGTCCGGCGGCTCGCTTGCCAGGGACGGATATCCCGCGGTTCGCTGCAGCATGGTCGAAGCTGCGCTGCAAGGCGAGGGTCGTTCGACTGCTGACCGCCCTTGCCCTCGGAACGGCGGCATTCAGCATGCAGGACATCCTGCTCGAGCCCTATGGCGCCGAGGTGTTTGGGTTGAGCGTCAGTGCGACGACGCTGCTGACCGCGCTGCTCGCGGGGGGAATGCTGGCGGGTTTCGCCTGGGCGGCGCGCGCACTCGGACGGGGCCTCGATCCCTACCGAATGTCGGCGTTCGGTGCACTGATCGGAGTTGCCGCGTTCTCGCTCGTCATCCTCGCGGGACCGATGGACTCGACAGTGCTCTTCGGCACGGGCGTCGCGCTCGTCGGGATAGGAGGCGGATTGTTTTCCGTAGGAATGCTCTCCGGCGCCATGTCGCTTGCCGACCATGACGATTGCGGCCTCGTGATCGGCACCTGGGGCGCCGTGCAGGCGACGGCCGCCGGCCTGGCAATCGCCATTGGCGCCCTGCTGCGCGACGTGACCTCGGGCATCGCGGAAGCGGGCCAGCTCGGGCCCGCCTTCGCCGGTCCCGCGATCGGCTACAGCGTCGTGTACCATTTCGAAATAGCGCTGCTGTTTGCGACCCTTGTCGTCATAGGTCCGGTGGTGGGACCGACCCGTGCCGGACTGCGTGAGCGCCCCATCGCGGTGGGTCTCTCGGATCTGCCTGGATGA
- a CDS encoding phosphonoacetaldehyde hydrolase, with the protein MSTTTPSVPERFPILALWGCAALVAAALVIASSARLTGYGRTTVPISQPAQSRSLVFTDTADGGILVAEGGSGAGVRTIPARKRGFVRVVMRGLAAQRKRIGADASLPFELTRWQDGRLSISDPATGESIELRAFGLPNERAFAELMEDTGG; encoded by the coding sequence ATGTCGACGACCACTCCTTCGGTGCCGGAGCGGTTCCCCATACTCGCACTCTGGGGCTGTGCCGCGCTGGTCGCCGCGGCACTCGTCATCGCATCGTCGGCGCGCCTCACCGGCTACGGGCGAACCACGGTGCCGATCTCGCAGCCCGCGCAATCCCGTTCTCTCGTCTTCACCGACACCGCCGACGGCGGCATTTTGGTGGCGGAAGGCGGCTCGGGCGCGGGAGTTCGCACGATCCCAGCGCGCAAGCGTGGCTTCGTGCGTGTCGTGATGCGCGGTCTCGCCGCCCAGCGCAAGCGGATCGGCGCCGATGCGAGTTTGCCCTTCGAATTGACCCGTTGGCAGGACGGGCGGCTCTCGATTTCCGATCCTGCGACGGGCGAGAGCATCGAATTGCGCGCCTTCGGACTTCCGAACGAACGCGCCTTCGCCGAGCTCATGGAGGACACGGGAGGATGA
- a CDS encoding magnesium protoporphyrin IX methyltransferase, protein MADAGYQRRRSEIETYFDRTASEAWTRLTSDAPLGRIRATVRAGRERMRNVVLDLAAADDAGLSILDAGCGPGELAIEAATRCGIAAKIVGVDLSATLVDVARARALALGLGAPRLVFRTGDMLDVDGRFDAVIAMDSLIHYDPANVVEAIARLSLCAKRRIVFTFAPLNSALLAMHLVGRLLPAANRAPKIVPVRERDLVARLCADPRLRGWHVTAGPRIKSGFYISQAMRLERS, encoded by the coding sequence ATGGCTGACGCCGGCTACCAACGCAGGCGGTCCGAGATCGAGACCTACTTCGACCGAACCGCCTCCGAGGCATGGACACGGTTGACATCGGACGCCCCACTCGGGCGGATCCGCGCGACCGTACGTGCCGGACGAGAACGCATGCGCAACGTCGTGCTCGATCTCGCCGCGGCGGATGATGCCGGACTTTCTATCCTCGATGCTGGCTGCGGTCCGGGCGAACTCGCCATCGAGGCGGCAACGCGGTGCGGTATCGCTGCGAAGATCGTCGGCGTCGATCTGTCGGCGACACTCGTCGATGTTGCGCGGGCGCGCGCGCTCGCGTTGGGGCTCGGCGCTCCGAGACTTGTATTCCGCACCGGAGACATGCTCGACGTCGATGGTCGGTTCGATGCCGTGATCGCCATGGACAGCCTCATCCACTACGATCCGGCGAATGTGGTGGAGGCCATAGCAAGGCTTTCACTTTGCGCGAAGCGACGGATCGTCTTCACGTTCGCTCCTCTCAATTCCGCCCTCCTCGCGATGCATCTGGTCGGCCGCCTGCTCCCGGCGGCAAACCGTGCTCCCAAAATCGTCCCTGTGCGCGAGCGCGACCTCGTTGCACGCCTTTGCGCCGATCCCCGTCTGCGGGGTTGGCACGTCACGGCAGGCCCGCGGATCAAGAGCGGCTTCTATATCTCGCAGGCAATGAGGCTCGAAAGGTCATGA
- a CDS encoding magnesium chelatase subunit H has protein sequence MQKRITHADPVREQPADNDIPVRVVIVTMDHHLAGAVQAAERELRDFIPGIRISLHVASDWASRPETLAVCRREIARADIIVATMLFLEEHITAVLPDLERRRMQCDAIVGCMSAGEIIRLTRLGRFDMSAPSSPLLRLLKRLRGSSSERKSSGAGQMAMLKRLPRLLKFIPGTAQDVRSYFLTMQYWLAGSDDNIVQLVAYLVGRYADGPRRQLRPLVRHRPPIEYADCGIYHPDLPDRIATRREDLPVRRDCRGSVGLLLMRSYVLSRDTDHYDGVIRALEDSGLEVVPVFASGLDSREAIEKFFICNGQPRIDALVSLTGFSLVGGPAYNDQRAAEDILSRLDVPYLAAQGLELQSLESWQRSDSGLMPIESTMMLAIPELDGAIAPIVFGGRSEDGDPTAGRRMRPNPERVAMLAARVARLVELRRTPRAERRLAITLFNFPPNAGAAGTAAFLAVYESLFNVLAMLARAGYTVEVPESADALRTAILEGNAARWGADANVHAHIPAEDHVRREPHLRDIEAQWGPAPGRQLTDGKNLFVLGRRFGNILVGLQPGFGYEGDPMRLLFEKGFAPTHAFSAYYRYIREEFSAHAVLHFGTHGALEFMPGKQAGLSQTCWPDRLIADLPNFNLYSANNPSEGTLAKRRGSATLISYLTPPITRAGLYKGLLELKVSLDQWRALPPGQDTTRENLQALIRTQVRELDLLAEGTADTQACDIEALAQRIHEIETSLVPHGLHVVGRGPDRSERADLLAAMAEANQSVASGAAAIEAIVAGVPPRQAAVLTGRSEDAETVAALTELARIDGLLCEDSELTAIRDALDARYIRPVVGGDLLRSPDVLPTGRNIHGFDPFRMPSAFSVADGAEQARRLLARHIAEGHRLPRMVAIVLWGTDNMKSQGGPIAQALALIGARPRYDSYGRAVGAELLPLAELGRPRIDVIATLSGIFRDLLPLQARMLAEASLLAALADEPETDNFIRMHALRDAAELGCDLETAALRVFSNAEGAYGANVNHMVESGCWVDGDELTHTFSSRKCFAVARDGRTISQRPLLERILSRVDLAYQNLESIEVGVTTIDHYFDTLGGIGRAVRTLSGAPTPVYIGDQTRTEAKVRTLGEQVALETRTRALNPKWYEGMLKHGYEGVREIEAHVTNTMGWSATTGSVEPWVYQRLTETFVLDPDMRKRMADLNPKASIRVASRLLEAHERNYWSPDPGTLAALRAAGEDLEDQFECRALAGAA, from the coding sequence ATGCAAAAGCGCATTACACACGCTGATCCGGTTCGCGAGCAACCGGCCGACAACGACATTCCCGTGCGGGTCGTCATCGTCACCATGGACCACCACTTGGCCGGTGCGGTGCAGGCGGCCGAGCGCGAGTTGAGGGACTTCATTCCCGGCATCCGCATTTCTCTCCATGTCGCCTCCGACTGGGCGAGCCGGCCCGAGACACTCGCAGTCTGCCGCCGCGAAATCGCTCGCGCGGATATCATTGTCGCAACGATGCTCTTTCTCGAAGAGCATATCACGGCAGTGCTTCCCGATCTCGAACGCCGTCGCATGCAGTGCGACGCGATCGTCGGCTGCATGTCCGCCGGTGAGATCATCCGCCTCACGCGCCTCGGGCGCTTCGACATGAGTGCACCGAGTTCGCCGCTCCTCAGGCTTCTCAAGCGCCTGCGTGGCTCGAGCAGCGAGCGCAAGTCTTCCGGCGCCGGCCAGATGGCGATGCTCAAGCGACTGCCGCGGCTGCTCAAATTCATCCCGGGCACCGCGCAGGACGTGCGCTCCTATTTTCTCACCATGCAGTACTGGCTCGCAGGCTCCGACGACAACATCGTTCAACTCGTCGCCTACCTGGTCGGCCGCTATGCGGACGGTCCGCGCCGCCAACTGCGTCCGCTCGTCAGGCACCGCCCCCCGATCGAGTACGCCGACTGCGGCATCTACCATCCCGACTTGCCCGACCGCATAGCCACCCGCCGGGAGGACCTGCCGGTGCGCCGCGATTGCCGGGGTAGCGTCGGCCTCCTGTTGATGCGATCCTATGTCCTCTCGCGCGATACGGACCATTATGATGGCGTGATCAGGGCACTCGAGGACAGCGGCCTCGAGGTTGTCCCAGTGTTTGCATCCGGTCTCGATTCCCGGGAGGCGATCGAGAAATTTTTCATCTGCAACGGGCAGCCGCGCATCGATGCCCTGGTTTCGCTCACCGGGTTTTCCCTGGTCGGTGGACCGGCCTACAACGACCAGCGTGCCGCCGAGGATATCCTCTCCCGCCTCGACGTCCCATACCTCGCGGCCCAGGGCCTCGAACTGCAGTCGCTCGAGAGTTGGCAACGCTCGGACAGCGGGCTGATGCCGATCGAATCGACCATGATGCTCGCGATACCCGAACTCGACGGGGCCATTGCCCCGATCGTCTTCGGCGGGCGCTCGGAGGACGGCGATCCGACCGCCGGGCGCCGTATGCGCCCGAACCCGGAGCGCGTCGCGATGCTCGCGGCCCGGGTGGCAAGGCTCGTAGAGCTGCGCCGCACACCGCGCGCCGAGCGCCGGCTCGCCATCACGCTCTTCAATTTTCCCCCCAATGCCGGTGCGGCCGGAACGGCTGCGTTCCTTGCCGTCTACGAATCCCTTTTCAACGTCCTCGCCATGCTCGCGCGGGCGGGCTACACGGTCGAGGTCCCCGAAAGCGCTGATGCACTGCGCACCGCCATCCTCGAGGGCAACGCCGCACGTTGGGGGGCCGACGCCAACGTCCACGCACACATTCCCGCCGAGGACCACGTGCGACGCGAGCCGCATCTGCGCGACATCGAGGCGCAATGGGGGCCGGCGCCCGGACGCCAACTGACGGACGGCAAGAACCTCTTCGTCCTCGGTCGCCGGTTCGGCAACATCCTCGTGGGCCTTCAGCCGGGCTTCGGCTACGAAGGCGACCCGATGCGGCTGCTGTTCGAAAAGGGATTCGCGCCGACGCATGCCTTCTCCGCCTACTACCGCTACATTCGGGAAGAGTTCTCGGCGCACGCGGTTTTGCACTTCGGGACCCACGGTGCTCTCGAGTTCATGCCCGGCAAGCAGGCTGGCCTCTCCCAGACGTGCTGGCCCGACCGGCTCATAGCCGACCTGCCGAATTTCAATCTCTATTCAGCCAACAATCCGTCGGAAGGCACGCTCGCCAAGCGCCGTGGCAGCGCAACGTTGATCAGCTACCTCACTCCGCCCATTACCAGGGCTGGACTCTACAAGGGTCTGCTCGAGCTCAAGGTGTCGCTCGACCAGTGGCGCGCGCTGCCGCCCGGTCAGGACACGACCCGCGAAAATCTCCAAGCGCTCATCCGAACGCAGGTCCGTGAGCTCGATCTGCTCGCCGAGGGAACAGCCGACACGCAAGCCTGCGACATCGAGGCTCTCGCACAACGGATCCACGAGATCGAGACCAGCCTCGTGCCGCATGGTCTGCACGTGGTGGGTCGAGGGCCCGACCGGTCCGAGCGCGCCGATCTCCTCGCGGCAATGGCGGAGGCGAACCAGTCCGTTGCCAGCGGCGCTGCGGCGATCGAAGCGATCGTGGCCGGAGTTCCACCGCGACAGGCAGCGGTCCTGACCGGGCGCAGCGAGGATGCCGAAACCGTCGCCGCATTGACCGAACTGGCTCGGATCGACGGTCTGCTTTGCGAGGACAGCGAACTCACCGCGATCCGCGATGCACTCGATGCGCGCTACATTCGTCCGGTCGTCGGCGGAGACCTGCTGCGCTCGCCCGATGTCTTGCCGACAGGGCGAAATATCCATGGTTTCGATCCGTTCAGAATGCCGAGTGCGTTTTCCGTCGCCGATGGTGCCGAACAGGCGCGTCGTCTGCTGGCCCGCCACATCGCCGAGGGCCACCGGCTGCCACGCATGGTCGCGATCGTGCTCTGGGGCACGGACAACATGAAGTCCCAAGGCGGGCCCATCGCCCAAGCCTTGGCCTTGATTGGCGCCCGCCCCCGCTACGACAGCTATGGGCGCGCAGTCGGCGCCGAGCTGTTGCCTCTTGCTGAACTTGGGCGCCCGCGGATCGATGTGATCGCGACACTCTCCGGAATTTTCCGCGACCTCTTGCCGCTCCAGGCCCGCATGCTGGCCGAGGCGAGCCTGTTGGCCGCGTTGGCCGACGAACCGGAGACCGATAATTTCATCCGCATGCATGCCTTGCGCGACGCCGCCGAACTCGGCTGCGACCTCGAGACCGCCGCGCTGCGGGTCTTTTCTAACGCCGAAGGTGCGTATGGCGCGAACGTCAATCACATGGTCGAGAGCGGTTGCTGGGTCGATGGAGACGAACTGACGCACACGTTCTCCAGTCGCAAGTGCTTTGCCGTCGCCCGCGACGGGCGGACCATTTCCCAGCGACCTCTGCTGGAGCGCATCCTGTCCCGCGTCGACCTCGCGTACCAGAACCTCGAATCCATCGAGGTCGGCGTCACGACCATCGACCACTATTTCGATACACTCGGCGGCATCGGGCGCGCGGTCCGCACGCTGAGCGGCGCGCCGACTCCCGTCTACATCGGCGACCAGACCCGTACGGAGGCGAAAGTCCGCACCCTCGGCGAACAGGTCGCCCTGGAGACCAGGACGCGCGCTCTCAATCCCAAATGGTACGAGGGGATGCTCAAGCATGGCTATGAAGGCGTTCGAGAAATCGAAGCCCACGTGACAAATACGATGGGCTGGTCCGCGACCACCGGCTCGGTCGAACCATGGGTCTACCAACGCCTGACGGAGACATTCGTGCTCGACCCGGACATGAGGAAGCGCATGGCGGACCTCAATCCCAAGGCCTCGATCCGTGTCGCCAGTCGGCTGCTGGAGGCACACGAGCGCAATTATTGGTCGCCCGATCCGGGCACCTTGGCGGCGCTGCGGGCCGCTGGCGAGGACCTCGAGGACCAATTCGAGTGCCGAGCACTGGCCGGCGCCGCATGA
- a CDS encoding ferredoxin:protochlorophyllide reductase (ATP-dependent) subunit B: protein MRLTVWTYEGPPHVGAMRVAAAMEDIHFVLHAPQGDTYADLLFTMIERRPSRPPVTYTTFQARDLGSDTAEIFKRAVAQAYERHRPEALIVGASCTAELIQDDPGGLATALALPVPVIPLELPSYTRKECWGASETFYRVVSTMLGGQDRPQPRVRSDGEPATCNILGPTALGFRHRDDVAEVRRLLTLLGVGVNVIAPLGMRPSDARRLPQADFNIVLYPETADTTARWLERKFGQPPIRTVPIGVGATREFIVEVAGAAGVDPTPALEDGALRLPWWSRSVDSNYLTGKRVFVFGDATHAIAAARVAAEEMGFSVVGLGAYNREFAREVREAAARHGVEPLITDDYLEVERRIAELQPELVLGTQMERHVAKRLGIACAVISAPVHVQDFPAHAAPQMGYAGANVLFDSWVHPLAMGLEEHLLGMFRDDFEFNDAAGPSHLSGERTANVEAQATAAAAAPDDGPAHSHSAGPITWTGEAEKELRKIPFFVRGKARRNTEAYALAEGLTTISVETLYDAKAHYTR from the coding sequence ATGCGCTTGACGGTCTGGACATACGAAGGCCCGCCGCACGTCGGTGCGATGCGTGTCGCGGCGGCAATGGAGGATATACACTTCGTCCTCCACGCGCCCCAGGGCGACACCTATGCCGACCTGCTCTTCACCATGATCGAGCGTCGCCCATCGCGCCCGCCCGTCACCTACACGACCTTCCAGGCCCGCGACCTCGGCAGCGATACGGCCGAAATATTCAAGCGCGCGGTCGCGCAGGCCTACGAGCGGCATCGCCCCGAGGCTCTGATCGTCGGAGCCTCGTGCACCGCCGAACTGATCCAGGACGATCCTGGCGGGCTCGCGACCGCGCTCGCGCTCCCCGTTCCGGTCATCCCCCTCGAATTGCCTTCCTATACCCGCAAGGAATGCTGGGGCGCGTCGGAGACGTTTTATCGCGTCGTCTCGACGATGCTCGGCGGACAGGACCGTCCGCAGCCGCGCGTGCGTTCCGACGGCGAACCGGCGACCTGCAACATCCTGGGGCCGACCGCGCTCGGCTTTCGCCATCGCGACGACGTGGCCGAGGTCCGAAGGCTCCTTACCCTGCTCGGTGTCGGCGTCAATGTCATAGCTCCGCTCGGAATGCGGCCTTCGGACGCGCGTCGGCTGCCGCAGGCCGACTTCAACATCGTCCTCTACCCCGAAACCGCAGACACCACGGCGCGCTGGCTGGAGCGCAAGTTCGGCCAACCCCCGATCCGTACGGTGCCGATTGGGGTTGGAGCGACCCGTGAGTTCATCGTCGAGGTCGCGGGCGCAGCTGGTGTCGATCCGACGCCGGCGCTTGAGGATGGGGCGCTCCGCCTGCCTTGGTGGTCGCGCTCGGTCGACTCCAACTATCTGACGGGAAAGCGTGTGTTCGTCTTCGGCGACGCCACGCACGCCATCGCCGCCGCACGAGTGGCCGCCGAGGAAATGGGTTTTTCGGTTGTCGGTCTCGGCGCCTACAATCGCGAATTCGCACGCGAGGTCCGGGAGGCCGCCGCCCGCCATGGCGTCGAGCCCCTGATCACGGATGATTATCTCGAGGTCGAGCGCCGCATCGCCGAATTGCAGCCCGAGCTGGTGCTCGGCACGCAGATGGAGCGTCATGTCGCCAAGCGTCTCGGCATCGCCTGCGCGGTCATATCGGCTCCCGTGCACGTCCAGGATTTTCCTGCCCATGCCGCACCTCAGATGGGCTACGCAGGAGCGAATGTCCTCTTCGACAGCTGGGTTCACCCGCTGGCGATGGGCCTCGAGGAGCACCTCCTCGGCATGTTCCGGGACGATTTCGAATTCAACGATGCCGCCGGTCCCTCGCATCTTTCGGGAGAGCGGACCGCGAACGTCGAGGCGCAAGCGACCGCCGCGGCAGCCGCGCCCGACGACGGGCCAGCCCATTCCCATTCGGCCGGCCCCATCACGTGGACGGGCGAAGCCGAGAAGGAACTGCGGAAAATCCCCTTCTTCGTACGCGGAAAGGCGCGACGGAACACGGAAGCGTATGCCCTCGCGGAGGGCTTGACCACAATCTCAGTCGAGACGCTGTACGATGCAAAAGCGCATTACACACGCTGA
- a CDS encoding ferredoxin:protochlorophyllide reductase (ATP-dependent) iron-sulfur ATP-binding protein, with protein sequence MTATLHNVLNRRRDDGEGSVQVTMDPGLHIGSAKVFSVYGKGGIGKSTTSSNLSVAFARLGKKVLQIGCDPKHDSTFTLTKRLMPTVIDVLEAVDFHAEELRTEDFVYEGYAGVMCVEAGGPPAGTGCGGYVVGQTVKLLKQHHLLEESDVVIFDVLGDVVCGGFAAPLQHADRAIIVTANDFDSIYAMNRIVSAVQAKARNYEVRLAGCIANRSRDTDEVDKYCERIGFNRIAHFPDLDAIRRSRLNKRTLFEMNDEPGIIEVQNEYLRLAELLWTGTDPLIPKPMKDREIFDLLGFN encoded by the coding sequence ATGACGGCAACTCTTCACAACGTTCTGAACCGGCGCCGCGACGATGGCGAGGGAAGCGTTCAGGTGACGATGGACCCTGGCCTCCACATCGGGTCGGCAAAGGTCTTTTCCGTCTACGGCAAGGGCGGGATCGGCAAGAGCACGACGTCATCCAACTTATCCGTCGCATTCGCCCGGCTCGGCAAGAAGGTTCTCCAGATCGGCTGCGATCCCAAGCACGATTCCACTTTCACCCTCACGAAGCGCCTGATGCCGACCGTGATCGATGTGCTGGAGGCGGTCGATTTTCACGCCGAGGAGCTAAGGACGGAGGATTTCGTCTACGAGGGATATGCGGGTGTGATGTGTGTGGAGGCAGGTGGTCCGCCAGCCGGTACGGGCTGTGGGGGATATGTCGTCGGTCAGACGGTCAAGCTGCTCAAGCAACACCATCTCCTCGAGGAGTCGGACGTCGTAATCTTCGATGTCCTCGGCGATGTCGTCTGTGGGGGCTTTGCCGCCCCGCTGCAGCATGCCGACCGCGCGATCATCGTCACGGCGAACGATTTCGACTCCATCTACGCGATGAATCGGATCGTCTCTGCGGTTCAAGCCAAGGCCCGCAACTACGAGGTCCGCTTGGCCGGCTGCATCGCGAACCGCTCGCGCGATACCGACGAAGTCGACAAGTACTGCGAACGCATCGGTTTCAATCGGATCGCGCATTTTCCGGATCTCGATGCGATTCGCCGCTCCCGGCTCAACAAGCGCACGCTCTTCGAGATGAACGACGAGCCGGGCATCATCGAGGTGCAGAATGAATATCTGCGCCTCGCCGAACTGCTGTGGACCGGCACAGATCCGCTCATTCCGAAGCCGATGAAGGATCGGGAAATCTTCGATCTGCTGGGCTTCAATTGA
- the puhA gene encoding photosynthetic reaction center subunit H has translation MLTEHIDLALVALYAFWLFFAGLLFYLRREDRREGYPLELDQRGTFKNHGVIWIPEPKTFNLAGGRTAQAPNRKADLRSISGNPIEPWPGAPLEPAGDNLMLSGVGPAAYAERADVPDLTHTGEPKIRPLRALKEFHVAERDVDPRGYPVVAVDGAIAGKIVDLWVDRSEYLIRYMEVELSSAASGNGGDAAGRHVLLPMPLARIDGRNERVEVTCLKAEQFAAAPVNRSPDEITLLEEERVSAYFASGYLYSSPQNREPLL, from the coding sequence ATGTTGACCGAGCACATCGATCTCGCACTGGTCGCGCTCTATGCGTTCTGGCTGTTCTTTGCGGGATTGCTTTTCTATCTACGTCGCGAGGATCGCCGGGAGGGTTACCCGCTCGAACTGGACCAGCGTGGCACGTTCAAGAATCATGGCGTGATCTGGATCCCGGAGCCCAAGACCTTCAACTTGGCTGGCGGGCGTACCGCGCAAGCGCCCAACCGGAAGGCGGATTTGCGGTCCATTTCCGGTAATCCTATCGAGCCATGGCCCGGCGCCCCGCTCGAGCCCGCTGGAGACAACCTCATGCTGAGCGGTGTCGGCCCGGCCGCCTACGCCGAGCGGGCGGACGTGCCCGACTTGACCCACACCGGTGAGCCGAAAATCCGCCCCCTGCGCGCCTTGAAGGAGTTCCACGTCGCCGAACGTGATGTCGACCCACGCGGCTATCCTGTTGTCGCCGTCGACGGCGCGATCGCCGGAAAGATCGTCGATCTCTGGGTCGACCGCAGCGAATACCTGATCCGCTACATGGAAGTGGAGCTGTCCAGCGCAGCGAGCGGCAATGGCGGGGACGCTGCCGGCCGTCATGTGCTTCTTCCCATGCCGCTGGCCCGGATCGACGGTCGCAATGAACGCGTCGAAGTCACCTGCCTGAAGGCGGAGCAATTCGCCGCCGCCCCCGTCAACCGTAGCCCGGACGAGATCACATTGCTCGAGGAAGAGCGGGTGAGCGCGTATTTCGCGAGCGGCTATCTCTACTCCTCACCTCAGAACCGGGAGCCGCTGCTATGA